In the Sediminibacter sp. Hel_I_10 genome, one interval contains:
- the asnS gene encoding asparagine--tRNA ligase produces MTYSVSQLLTKDINLQPIEIKGWVRTFRANRFIALNDGSTLHNIQCVVDFENTDEATLKRITTGAAVHIKGELVESQGKGQKVEIQVTSLDILGDSHPDEYPIQPKKHSFEFLRENAHLRTRTSTFSAVMRLRSSLSFAIHKYFNDNGFYHMHTPIITGSDAEGAGEMFRVSGLDPKNPPLKDNGDINYKKDFFGKETNLTVSGQLEAETYAMALGKVYTFGPTFRAENSNTSRHLAEFWMIEPEVAFMDLAGNMDLAEAFMKSVLNYVLEHNREDLEFLEQRLLDEEKTKPQAERSDMSLIEKIKFVVDNNFKRVSYTEAIDILKNSKPNKKKKFNYIIEEWGADLQSEHERFLVEKHFKCPVILFDYPANIKAFYMRLNEDGKTVRAMDILFPGIGEMVGGSQREERLEVLKEKMKALDIDEKELWWYLDLRKYGTAVHSGFGLGFERLVMFATGMGNIRDVIPYPRTPQNAEF; encoded by the coding sequence ATGACCTATTCTGTTTCACAATTATTGACTAAAGATATTAACCTACAGCCTATAGAAATCAAAGGCTGGGTAAGAACGTTTAGAGCCAATCGTTTTATTGCACTAAATGACGGTTCTACCCTACATAATATCCAATGTGTGGTAGATTTTGAAAACACAGATGAAGCTACTTTAAAGCGTATTACGACTGGAGCTGCCGTTCACATTAAAGGCGAATTGGTAGAAAGTCAAGGAAAAGGCCAAAAAGTAGAAATTCAAGTGACCTCATTAGATATTTTGGGAGATTCACATCCAGATGAATACCCTATACAACCTAAAAAACACTCCTTTGAATTTCTTCGTGAGAATGCGCACTTACGCACAAGAACAAGTACGTTTAGTGCCGTGATGCGTTTAAGATCTTCACTTTCTTTTGCCATTCATAAGTATTTTAATGACAATGGGTTTTACCATATGCACACGCCTATTATTACCGGAAGTGATGCTGAAGGTGCCGGCGAAATGTTTCGAGTGAGCGGCTTAGATCCTAAAAACCCACCGTTAAAAGATAACGGCGACATTAACTATAAAAAAGATTTCTTTGGAAAGGAAACCAACTTAACAGTTTCAGGACAGTTGGAAGCAGAAACCTACGCCATGGCACTTGGTAAGGTCTATACATTTGGCCCTACGTTTAGAGCAGAAAACTCAAACACCTCTCGCCATTTGGCCGAATTCTGGATGATTGAGCCAGAAGTTGCCTTTATGGATTTGGCAGGTAACATGGATTTGGCAGAAGCCTTTATGAAGTCGGTTTTAAATTACGTGTTAGAGCACAATCGTGAAGACTTGGAGTTTCTAGAACAACGCCTATTAGACGAAGAGAAAACCAAACCTCAGGCTGAGCGTTCAGACATGAGCCTAATTGAAAAAATAAAATTTGTTGTAGATAACAATTTTAAACGCGTTAGCTATACAGAGGCTATTGATATTCTAAAAAACAGCAAACCCAATAAGAAGAAAAAATTCAACTATATTATTGAAGAATGGGGTGCCGACTTACAAAGTGAGCACGAACGCTTCTTGGTAGAAAAACACTTTAAATGTCCTGTGATATTGTTTGATTACCCAGCAAACATCAAGGCCTTTTATATGCGCTTAAATGAGGATGGCAAAACCGTTCGCGCTATGGATATCTTGTTTCCTGGTATTGGCGAAATGGTAGGAGGCTCTCAACGTGAAGAACGTTTAGAAGTGTTAAAAGAAAAAATGAAGGCTCTAGACATTGATGAAAAAGAATTGTGGTGGTACTTAGATTTACGTAAATATGGTACAGCAGTTCACTCTGGCTTTGGTCTTGGCTTTGAACGATTGGTGATGTTTGCTACTGGTATGGGCAACATTCGTGACGTCATTCCTTACCCAAGAACACCACAAAATGCAGAGTTCTAA
- a CDS encoding RND family transporter — translation MSKLFTTRFWEIAARIILRNKIGILFVIILATIFFSSQWKYMRFTYSEANLLPDDHEVNIVYNDFLKVFGEEGNLIVLGVKDSSFFTAEKLNAWNQLSDDFKAYDAVETVVSIKDLQKLVKNTSAQKFDLEPFIKDSLSSQAQVDELQRELFEQYPFYDNFLFNKKNKTVRTAIYLKKDIVNTEARKDFIVNTLEKRIKTFEEVNDLDVRVSGMPYIRTLNSQNIVDEIGLFIGAALLVTSLIFFLFFRSFRATFISLIVVCVGVMWTFGIIGLLRYEITVLTALIPPLIIVIGIPNCIFLINKYQHEVQLHGNKVKSLQRVITKIGNATLMTNVTTASGFATFILTESTLLKEFGIVASLSILAIFFLCLLVIPIIYTFLPYPKDRHLEHLNKRWIGTFVDWTVMMVKEQKIAIYASALILVVAGIIGIYQIKISGSMIEDMPQEEPFFKDIRFFEKEFNGIMPLEIMIDTKRKKGVMKLSTLERMERLEELISEIPELSRPISIVSLVKYSKQAYYNGNPKYYQLPTRQENSFILSYAKNSSSDVNLLKNLVDSTGQYARITTFLMDVSTERIERIEEDLQAKINKEFPEDRYDVILTGKALVFQKGTKYLVKNLAISLSLAILLISLFMAYMFRSFKMIIVSLIPNILPLVVTAGLMGYVGVPIKPSTILVFSIAFGISVDDTIHFLAKYRQELQANHWKIRKSVFKALRETGVSMFYTSIVLFFGFSVFTISSFGGTVALGALVSTTLLFAMLSNLLLLPALLLALERSIANKEVMREPTINIIPEDDDDSEEKSNS, via the coding sequence ATGTCTAAACTATTTACAACTAGATTTTGGGAGATTGCCGCGCGAATAATTCTTCGCAATAAAATCGGCATCCTTTTCGTCATTATTCTCGCTACTATATTTTTTAGTTCTCAGTGGAAATACATGCGATTCACCTACTCTGAGGCTAATTTATTACCAGATGATCACGAGGTCAATATCGTGTATAACGATTTCCTCAAAGTGTTTGGAGAAGAAGGTAACCTTATTGTTTTAGGGGTTAAAGACTCCTCTTTTTTTACGGCGGAAAAGCTAAATGCTTGGAACCAACTTTCTGATGACTTTAAAGCTTATGATGCGGTAGAAACTGTAGTTTCTATAAAAGATCTTCAAAAACTGGTCAAGAATACTTCTGCCCAAAAATTTGATTTGGAACCTTTTATAAAGGACAGCCTATCCTCTCAAGCCCAAGTTGATGAGTTGCAAAGGGAACTCTTTGAGCAATATCCATTTTACGACAATTTTCTCTTCAACAAAAAAAACAAAACGGTTAGGACCGCTATCTACCTCAAAAAAGATATCGTTAACACCGAGGCCCGTAAAGATTTTATTGTTAACACCTTAGAAAAAAGGATTAAGACCTTTGAAGAGGTCAATGATTTAGATGTTAGAGTTTCTGGCATGCCTTATATCAGGACCCTTAACTCACAAAATATTGTTGACGAAATCGGCCTATTTATAGGTGCCGCACTGTTGGTAACCTCACTGATTTTCTTTTTGTTTTTCAGATCATTTCGGGCTACGTTCATTTCCTTAATCGTAGTTTGTGTTGGGGTAATGTGGACGTTTGGCATCATTGGATTATTACGATACGAGATCACCGTTTTAACGGCTTTAATCCCACCACTCATTATTGTTATCGGGATTCCAAACTGTATTTTCCTTATTAATAAATACCAACACGAAGTCCAGTTACATGGCAATAAGGTAAAATCGCTTCAAAGGGTCATCACCAAAATTGGGAACGCCACATTGATGACAAATGTGACTACCGCTTCAGGTTTTGCCACCTTCATCTTAACAGAAAGCACCCTTTTAAAAGAGTTTGGTATAGTAGCCTCCTTGAGTATTTTGGCCATATTTTTCTTGTGCCTGTTGGTAATCCCTATCATTTATACCTTTTTACCTTACCCTAAAGACCGTCATCTTGAGCACTTAAACAAACGATGGATTGGCACTTTTGTAGATTGGACGGTCATGATGGTAAAAGAGCAAAAAATTGCGATTTACGCCTCGGCCCTCATTCTTGTCGTTGCAGGAATTATAGGCATCTACCAAATCAAGATTTCTGGAAGCATGATTGAAGACATGCCCCAAGAAGAACCCTTTTTTAAGGACATCCGCTTTTTTGAAAAAGAATTCAATGGCATTATGCCTTTAGAAATCATGATAGACACCAAACGTAAAAAAGGTGTTATGAAGTTAAGTACTTTGGAGCGTATGGAACGCTTAGAGGAGCTCATCTCAGAGATTCCTGAGCTATCCAGACCTATTTCTATAGTAAGTCTCGTAAAGTATAGCAAACAGGCTTATTACAACGGTAATCCCAAATACTACCAACTTCCAACGAGACAAGAGAACAGCTTTATCTTAAGCTATGCTAAAAACTCGTCATCAGATGTTAACCTCCTTAAAAATTTGGTGGACAGCACTGGTCAATATGCTCGCATCACCACCTTTCTTATGGATGTGAGTACTGAACGTATTGAACGTATTGAAGAAGATCTGCAAGCCAAGATCAATAAAGAATTTCCAGAAGACCGTTATGACGTCATCTTAACCGGTAAGGCTTTGGTGTTTCAAAAAGGCACCAAGTATTTGGTCAAGAATTTAGCCATTTCATTATCGCTCGCTATTCTATTGATTTCGTTATTTATGGCCTACATGTTCCGGTCTTTTAAAATGATTATTGTATCGCTTATCCCTAATATTCTGCCTTTGGTAGTTACCGCTGGCCTTATGGGTTATGTCGGGGTCCCGATAAAACCTTCTACTATTTTAGTGTTTAGCATCGCCTTTGGTATTTCGGTAGATGACACCATTCACTTTTTGGCAAAATACCGTCAAGAATTACAGGCCAATCATTGGAAGATTCGTAAATCGGTGTTTAAAGCCCTTAGAGAAACGGGTGTAAGCATGTTTTATACATCGATTGTGCTGTTCTTCGGCTTTAGTGTTTTCACCATATCCAGTTTTGGAGGTACTGTTGCCTTAGGGGCCTTAGTCTCTACGACCCTACTTTTTGCCATGCTATCCAATTTACTACTGCTTCCTGCACTTCTATTGGCGTTAGAACGCAGCATTGCCAATAAGGAAGTCATGCGAGAACCAACTATCAATATCATCCCAGAGGACGACGACGATTCTGAGGAAAAATCAAATTCATAA
- the frr gene encoding ribosome recycling factor: protein MNEDIKFIIDSTKESMQNAIKHLEKQFVNIRAGKASPAMLGSVMVDYYGSQTPLSQVANVNTPDGRTITVQPWEKNMLQEIERSIMNANLGLNPMNNGDLIIINVPPLTEERRKTLSKQAKAEAEDAKVSIRAARKDANNDIKDLEDASEDLKANAEIDVQQLTDKYVKKVDEVYEVKEKEIMTV, encoded by the coding sequence ATGAACGAAGACATTAAATTTATAATCGATTCCACTAAGGAATCTATGCAGAACGCGATAAAGCATCTGGAAAAACAATTTGTAAACATTAGAGCCGGTAAAGCCAGTCCTGCCATGTTAGGAAGTGTTATGGTAGATTATTACGGTTCACAAACACCGTTAAGTCAAGTTGCCAATGTGAATACCCCAGATGGTAGAACCATAACCGTACAACCTTGGGAAAAAAACATGCTTCAAGAAATTGAGCGTAGCATTATGAACGCCAATCTTGGATTGAATCCAATGAATAACGGAGATCTCATCATCATCAATGTACCACCTTTAACTGAGGAGCGTAGAAAAACCCTTTCTAAGCAGGCCAAAGCAGAAGCAGAAGATGCTAAAGTGAGTATTCGCGCAGCAAGAAAAGACGCCAATAATGATATCAAGGATCTTGAAGATGCTTCTGAAGATTTAAAAGCAAATGCAGAAATAGACGTACAACAATTAACAGATAAGTACGTTAAGAAAGTTGATGAAGTCTATGAGGTCAAGGAAAAAGAAATCATGACCGTTTAA